The following is a genomic window from Clostridium sp..
GTCTTTAAATCCAGAGTTGAAGGTTGAAGGAGTAGTCATGAGTATGTATGATGGTAGAACAAAATTGTCCAATGAAGTATTAGCTGAGGTAAAAAAATATTTTAAGGATAAAGTTTATAATACTACTATACCAAGGAATATAAGATTGGCAGAAGCGCCTAGTTTTGGGCTTCCAATATCCCTTTATGATGATAAATGCAGAGGTGCTAAAGCATATGAAAAGTTAGCAGATGAATTTTTAAAGAGACAGGAAGGATGAGTTTGTTGAAAAAGAAATCTGGATTAGGTAGAGGACTTGGAGCATTGATACCAGAGAATATATCAGATAATTCTTTAGAAAATATAAAAAAAGTAAGGATTACTTCCATAATTCCAAATGAGGATCAACCCAGAAAAAAGTTTGATGAAAACAAAATTGCTCAACTGTCACAATCAATAATAGAACATGGGATAATACAACCTCTTATATTAAAAGAATATGGAGAAAAGTATATTATAGTTGCTGGTGAGCGGAGATGGAGAGCTGCTAAACTTGCAAATATTGAGGAAGTTCCTGCCATTATAATGGATTTATCTGACAGTGATATTCTTGAAATTTCTCTTATTGAAAATATACAAAGACAGGACTTGAATCCTATAGAGGAAGCAATTGCATATAAAAAGCTAATTGAGGATTTAGGACTAAAGCAGGATGAATTGGCTAATAGAATAGGAAAGTCGCGAACTGCCATAACAAATTGTATGAGACTGTTGAACCTGGATAATAGAGTTCAACAATATATAATTGATGGATTTATAACAGAAGGTCATGGTAGAGCTATTTTATCTTTAGAAGATAGTAATTTGCAGTATGAATTAGCCGGTAATATAATAAAAAAGGGCTTAAGTGTTCGTCAAACTGAGAAATATATAAAGA
Proteins encoded in this region:
- a CDS encoding ParB/RepB/Spo0J family partition protein, with amino-acid sequence MKKKSGLGRGLGALIPENISDNSLENIKKVRITSIIPNEDQPRKKFDENKIAQLSQSIIEHGIIQPLILKEYGEKYIIVAGERRWRAAKLANIEEVPAIIMDLSDSDILEISLIENIQRQDLNPIEEAIAYKKLIEDLGLKQDELANRIGKSRTAITNCMRLLNLDNRVQQYIIDGFITEGHGRAILSLEDSNLQYELAGNIIKKGLSVRQTEKYIKNINLDNKHNNENVEKYNLYYKDIQEKLEYLFGTKVILNNKKNKGKIEIEYYSQEDLQRIIDILKI